From one Syntrophales bacterium genomic stretch:
- the hydF gene encoding [FeFe] hydrogenase H-cluster maturation GTPase HydF, which translates to MDTTPKGNRLHIAIFGRTNVGKSSLLNLLIGQDIAITSPEAGTTTDVVEKAMELLPLGPVLFLDTAGLDDISSLSRLRLEKTQKVFDRADIILLVIEAGTWTGYDEKVLAEAKERNVPAIAVINKIDLHAPTKAFVASVAEKAGRVVLAASNDRAGRDDYVNPLKHHLAQIAADHFVEPPPLIGDLLPPGGTAVLVVPVDLEAPKGRLILPQVQTVRDALDNDSMALIVKERELVQALGNLKQSPHIVVCDSQVVQKTCADTPATVPVTTFSILFARHKGDLVEAVRGAAAIENLEPGDRVLIAEACSHHPLQDDIGRVKIPRWLRQYKGFNLEIDVFAGRDYPENLSRYRLIIHCGACMLTRREMLNRIRKAKEAGVSITNYGVAISLLQGVLRRVLSPFPAAWSAFNRETGKTKGGKTDEL; encoded by the coding sequence CAATCTTCTGATCGGCCAGGATATCGCCATTACCTCGCCCGAGGCGGGGACGACCACCGATGTCGTGGAAAAGGCAATGGAACTGCTCCCGCTGGGACCGGTCCTGTTTCTCGACACGGCGGGACTCGACGATATCTCATCCCTCTCCCGTCTTCGTCTTGAGAAAACGCAAAAGGTCTTCGATCGCGCGGATATCATTCTTCTGGTGATCGAGGCCGGAACATGGACCGGCTATGACGAGAAGGTGCTCGCCGAGGCAAAGGAACGGAACGTGCCCGCCATCGCAGTGATCAACAAGATCGATCTTCACGCACCGACAAAAGCATTTGTTGCCTCAGTTGCGGAAAAGGCAGGGCGGGTGGTTCTCGCCGCCAGCAATGACCGGGCGGGGAGAGACGACTATGTCAATCCCCTGAAACACCATCTTGCTCAGATCGCAGCGGATCATTTTGTGGAACCGCCGCCGCTGATCGGAGATCTCCTGCCGCCGGGAGGCACGGCGGTATTGGTGGTCCCCGTCGATCTTGAGGCACCGAAGGGAAGACTCATCCTGCCCCAGGTCCAAACCGTCCGGGATGCCCTGGACAACGATTCGATGGCGCTCATCGTCAAGGAACGGGAACTTGTCCAAGCCCTGGGCAACTTGAAGCAGTCTCCCCATATTGTCGTTTGCGACTCTCAAGTCGTACAGAAAACGTGCGCCGATACGCCGGCGACGGTCCCTGTCACGACATTCTCCATTCTTTTCGCGCGGCATAAGGGCGATCTGGTTGAGGCGGTGCGGGGAGCGGCGGCCATCGAGAACCTGGAGCCCGGAGACAGGGTTCTTATCGCAGAGGCGTGTTCGCACCATCCGCTTCAGGATGACATCGGACGCGTGAAGATACCGAGGTGGCTTCGTCAGTACAAGGGATTCAACCTTGAGATCGACGTCTTTGCCGGGCGCGACTACCCTGAAAATCTCTCCCGGTACAGACTGATCATTCACTGCGGGGCCTGCATGCTGACAAGGCGGGAGATGCTCAACAGAATCAGGAAGGCAAAGGAAGCGGGCGTATCGATCACCAATTACGGCGTGGCCATATCTCTCTTGCAGGGGGTGTTGCGCCGGGTGCTCTCGCCGTTTCCTGCGGCATGGAGCGCATTCAACAGGGAAACGGGAAAAACCAAGGGAGGAAAAACCGATGAGTTATGA